One Streptomyces sp. SAI-135 DNA segment encodes these proteins:
- a CDS encoding MarR family winged helix-turn-helix transcriptional regulator — protein sequence MRNAADPDLGVLAGRLLFAIQSELFSRLHHLGFDDIKPRHGAVLAYLQPEGIRATELARMSGQHKQVVGTLVDELTALGYVERRSDPADRRAKLVCPTDKGRTQMAAADQIMADMQARHAQRLGAEVYDEFKRVFADVVEHQRHGS from the coding sequence GTGCGCAATGCAGCCGATCCTGACCTGGGCGTGCTGGCCGGAAGGCTCTTGTTCGCGATTCAGAGCGAGCTCTTCTCACGTCTTCACCACCTTGGTTTCGACGACATCAAGCCCCGCCACGGTGCGGTCCTTGCGTATCTGCAGCCCGAGGGCATCCGGGCGACCGAGCTGGCCCGGATGTCCGGGCAGCACAAGCAGGTGGTCGGCACCCTCGTCGACGAGCTCACGGCGCTGGGCTATGTGGAGCGGCGGAGCGATCCTGCCGACCGGCGGGCCAAGCTGGTCTGTCCGACGGACAAAGGACGCACCCAGATGGCCGCAGCGGACCAGATTATGGCGGACATGCAGGCACGGCACGCCCAGCGGCTCGGCGCGGAGGTCTACGACGAGTTCAAGCGAGTCTTCGCGGACGTGGTGGAGCACCAGCGACACGGCAGTTAA
- a CDS encoding helix-turn-helix transcriptional regulator → MSANFGERLREIRKRRGLSQRELSQNSGVSLSLIRKLEQGEREDTRLETARQLASALKVPTTRLVAEHAEEPADAATVERWAPVHAVLAAPAQRDELEEAPTVTGVRDALQAAVPLFAHDRFVELGTALPSLLRDAEALTAIDPRGRPLRARLLELTGWLMTQTRQFDAAEMALARALDDATDRIQGASTVNTQCWLLLRRGKLADARKLAAQWADDVEPRMSRATPAELSTWGWLLLRLSAAAVRDNRSGEAEDALRLAHSAAVALGRECTPEGDFLRTFGPITVALKRTENAMVAGQPDKVLTLASHIPADSLKPSSNNRNRHLLDVANAHTQQRQYAEAVDIFNKIRAGSPQWLPNQRYARDILANIVGKRRTLTPDMRELADLVALPV, encoded by the coding sequence ATGAGCGCCAACTTCGGTGAACGGCTCCGCGAGATCCGCAAGCGTCGGGGCCTGAGCCAGCGTGAGTTGTCCCAGAACTCAGGCGTCTCCCTCTCTCTTATCCGCAAGTTGGAGCAGGGAGAGCGGGAAGACACACGCTTGGAAACAGCCCGGCAACTCGCCAGTGCCCTCAAGGTACCCACCACGCGGCTGGTCGCGGAGCACGCCGAGGAACCTGCCGACGCTGCCACTGTGGAACGTTGGGCACCCGTTCACGCGGTCCTCGCGGCACCCGCGCAGCGTGATGAGCTTGAGGAAGCACCCACCGTTACAGGAGTCCGAGACGCCCTTCAGGCGGCTGTTCCCCTCTTCGCGCACGACCGCTTCGTAGAACTCGGCACTGCCCTGCCGTCCCTCCTGCGTGACGCGGAGGCACTCACAGCAATCGATCCGCGCGGTCGACCGCTTCGCGCCAGACTTCTCGAACTCACCGGTTGGCTGATGACCCAGACTCGGCAGTTCGACGCCGCAGAAATGGCCCTTGCCCGGGCCCTGGACGACGCCACCGACCGCATTCAAGGGGCCTCTACCGTCAACACGCAGTGTTGGCTTCTCCTTCGCAGAGGGAAACTCGCCGACGCGCGCAAACTGGCCGCTCAGTGGGCCGATGACGTCGAACCGCGCATGTCCAGAGCCACGCCCGCCGAATTGAGCACCTGGGGTTGGCTATTGCTGCGCCTATCCGCAGCGGCCGTCCGTGACAACCGCTCCGGTGAAGCCGAGGATGCACTACGTCTCGCCCATTCGGCCGCCGTCGCGCTAGGACGCGAGTGCACACCCGAAGGCGACTTTCTCCGCACCTTTGGCCCCATCACGGTGGCCTTGAAGCGCACAGAGAATGCCATGGTGGCCGGACAGCCCGACAAGGTGCTCACACTTGCCTCGCACATCCCCGCGGACAGCCTCAAACCAAGCTCTAATAACCGAAATCGCCACCTGCTCGATGTGGCCAATGCTCACACGCAACAGCGGCAGTATGCGGAGGCCGTCGACATCTTCAACAAGATCCGCGCCGGTTCGCCTCAGTGGCTTCCGAACCAGCGGTACGCCCGCGACATCCTTGCCAACATCGTGGGAAAACGCCGGACCTTGACGCCCGATATGCGGGAACTGGCAGACCTGGTGGCTCTGCCCGTGTGA
- a CDS encoding glycoside hydrolase N-terminal domain-containing protein, which yields MPASSRRDFLRISGAAGGGLALAGGLPAFAAHAAPNRPTDVDLVPEDRATTLWYRTPADEARIIQEALPVGNGRLGALVGCDPADDFVYLTDGAFWSGGRNDTSTDDGQLPYGRDDFGSFGLLAKLRITLPGHSGPELRDYRRQLDLSNGVVSATYTLRGVRHRREVYASHPDDVVVIRLTGGPHTGMVSLAGTHDETTSGGNGRLSFTGKLANGLRYAAAVTATASTGRITVDDDTLSFSDCRELLIVVCAGTDYAPDAEQDFRDPKSDPLALARHKVDAAARVPGRRLLDTHVADYQKLYNRFSIDLGRSTPLQRSLDSWSRIAVRYTDRTTPDPELEAAYVQYGRYLTITGSRDWLPMNLQGIWVHNNTPDWYADYHTDINIQMNYWLADPAGLGENSLALARYCVSQLPVWTDVTKRLFNNERNRFRNTSGKVAGWAVAFSTNIHGGSGWAWHPSGNAWLCNSLWRHYEYSQDRAYLELIYPVLKGAAEFWQARLITTKVTDTDGTSREVLIDDTAWSPEHGPDSKGITYAQELAWELFEEFTTAARVLDRDPELAAGLADMQKRLYLPKVSPKTGWLEEWMSPENLGETTHRHLSPLIGFYPGDRITADRSPAELIDGVRALLTARGTDTFGWGCAWRSLCWSRLKDADKAYQLYLNVLRPSVANSNGTSANWFDMYSQGSYTIFQIDANLGGAAAALEMLLYSRPGVIELLPALPDAWAEKGSLTGVGARGGFSVDFSWRDGKATSATVRSVGGTATELRAGTFRRQISLKPGKSVTVRIP from the coding sequence GTGCCCGCTTCCTCTCGTCGCGACTTCCTCCGCATCAGCGGTGCCGCCGGTGGCGGCCTCGCCCTGGCCGGCGGACTGCCCGCCTTCGCGGCTCACGCCGCCCCCAACAGACCGACCGACGTGGACCTGGTCCCGGAGGACAGAGCCACCACGCTCTGGTACCGGACACCTGCCGACGAGGCGCGCATCATCCAGGAGGCCCTCCCGGTCGGCAACGGCCGGCTCGGCGCCCTGGTCGGATGTGATCCCGCCGACGACTTCGTGTACCTCACCGACGGCGCATTCTGGAGCGGCGGCCGCAACGACACCTCCACCGACGACGGCCAACTCCCCTATGGGCGGGACGACTTCGGTAGTTTCGGACTGCTGGCCAAGCTGCGCATCACGCTGCCGGGCCATTCGGGACCGGAGTTGCGGGACTACCGCCGCCAACTCGACCTGAGCAACGGCGTGGTGTCCGCGACCTACACCCTGCGAGGAGTCCGCCACCGCCGCGAGGTGTACGCGAGTCACCCGGACGACGTGGTCGTCATCCGCCTCACTGGCGGCCCGCACACCGGAATGGTGTCCCTGGCCGGCACCCACGACGAGACCACGTCCGGCGGCAACGGCCGCCTCTCCTTCACGGGAAAGCTCGCCAATGGCCTGCGCTACGCCGCGGCGGTGACCGCGACCGCATCCACCGGCCGGATCACGGTGGACGACGACACCCTGTCCTTCAGCGACTGCCGGGAACTGCTGATTGTCGTATGCGCGGGCACCGATTACGCACCCGACGCCGAGCAGGACTTCCGCGACCCGAAGAGCGACCCGCTCGCCCTCGCCCGGCACAAGGTGGATGCTGCCGCCCGCGTCCCTGGCCGCCGACTGCTCGACACCCACGTCGCCGACTACCAGAAGCTCTACAACCGCTTCTCCATCGATCTCGGCCGCTCCACGCCGCTGCAGCGCTCGCTCGACTCGTGGTCGCGCATCGCCGTCCGGTACACCGACCGCACCACTCCCGACCCCGAGCTGGAGGCGGCGTACGTCCAGTACGGCCGCTACCTGACCATCACCGGGTCCCGCGACTGGCTCCCGATGAACCTCCAGGGCATCTGGGTGCACAACAACACCCCGGACTGGTACGCGGATTACCACACCGACATCAACATCCAGATGAACTACTGGCTCGCCGACCCGGCCGGCCTGGGCGAGAACTCCCTCGCCCTCGCCCGCTACTGCGTCTCGCAGCTGCCGGTGTGGACGGATGTCACCAAGCGCCTGTTCAACAACGAACGCAACCGGTTCCGCAACACCAGCGGCAAGGTTGCCGGCTGGGCGGTGGCCTTCTCCACCAACATCCACGGAGGCAGCGGATGGGCCTGGCATCCCTCCGGCAACGCGTGGCTGTGCAACTCCCTGTGGCGGCACTACGAGTACAGCCAGGACCGCGCCTACCTCGAACTGATCTACCCCGTACTCAAGGGCGCGGCCGAATTCTGGCAGGCCCGCCTGATCACCACCAAGGTCACCGACACGGACGGCACCTCCCGCGAGGTGCTGATCGACGACACCGCCTGGTCGCCCGAACACGGACCGGACAGCAAGGGCATCACATACGCTCAGGAACTCGCCTGGGAGCTGTTCGAGGAGTTCACCACCGCCGCCCGCGTGCTGGACCGGGACCCTGAGCTGGCCGCCGGCCTCGCGGACATGCAAAAGAGGCTCTATCTCCCGAAGGTCAGCCCCAAGACAGGCTGGCTGGAGGAGTGGATGTCACCGGAGAACCTCGGCGAGACGACCCACCGGCACCTGTCCCCGCTGATCGGGTTCTACCCTGGTGACCGGATCACCGCCGACCGCAGCCCGGCGGAACTGATCGACGGAGTACGCGCCCTGCTGACGGCACGCGGCACGGACACCTTCGGCTGGGGGTGCGCCTGGCGGTCGCTGTGCTGGTCGCGCCTGAAGGACGCCGACAAGGCCTACCAGCTCTACCTCAACGTGCTGCGGCCCTCCGTCGCCAACAGCAACGGCACCTCGGCCAACTGGTTCGACATGTACAGCCAGGGCAGCTACACGATCTTCCAGATCGACGCCAACCTCGGCGGAGCCGCCGCCGCGCTGGAGATGCTCCTGTACTCCCGCCCCGGGGTGATCGAACTGCTGCCGGCGCTCCCCGACGCCTGGGCGGAGAAGGGCTCCCTGACCGGAGTGGGCGCCCGCGGCGGCTTCTCCGTCGACTTCTCCTGGCGCGACGGCAAGGCGACCTCGGCCACCGTCCGCAGCGTCGGGGGGACGGCGACGGAACTGCGGGCCGGCACGTTCCGCAGGCAGATCAGCCTCAAGCCCGGCAAGTCCGTGACAGTCAGAATTCCCTGA
- a CDS encoding phosphotransferase, whose product MDRIEWHDLPAEARAAVERHTGPVKTAGTAPHGVMSRLACTIQTPAGRAFVKGTGHDDPQAWVYRHEARVTRCAPLAAGVLWEVDAGGWMLYGYEYIDGRHPDLAPGSGDLAPLLHTLTVTSETPWPEALHKKPLHTRWTGFLPPDVPPGLQGRALSHTDMSPHNMLVTQSSELLLLDWALSCPAPTWADTALTVPRLISAGHTPEQAETIARTVPAYRAADPATVTTFARTVHAAWQDWERTRPMPHRAALTAAAQAWATYREKGQQTHPHTLSP is encoded by the coding sequence GTGGACCGCATCGAATGGCACGACCTACCGGCAGAGGCCCGAGCCGCCGTCGAGCGGCACACAGGCCCGGTCAAGACGGCCGGGACCGCGCCGCACGGCGTCATGTCTCGGCTCGCCTGCACCATCCAGACACCAGCGGGGCGGGCCTTCGTCAAGGGCACTGGGCACGATGACCCACAAGCGTGGGTCTATCGCCACGAGGCGCGGGTCACCCGATGCGCACCCCTCGCGGCCGGCGTGCTGTGGGAGGTTGACGCCGGCGGGTGGATGCTCTACGGATACGAGTACATCGACGGCCGGCACCCAGACCTGGCCCCGGGGTCCGGCGATCTCGCCCCTCTCCTACACACGCTTACCGTTACGTCCGAGACGCCATGGCCCGAGGCACTTCACAAGAAGCCGCTGCACACACGGTGGACCGGGTTCCTGCCCCCGGACGTACCGCCCGGACTCCAAGGCCGAGCGCTCTCCCACACGGACATGTCCCCGCACAACATGCTGGTGACGCAAAGCAGCGAGCTGCTGCTCCTGGATTGGGCCCTTTCCTGCCCCGCCCCCACATGGGCCGACACGGCGCTCACGGTGCCCCGTCTGATCTCCGCCGGCCACACGCCGGAACAGGCCGAGACGATCGCACGCACGGTGCCCGCATACCGTGCGGCCGACCCTGCCACCGTCACAACGTTCGCGCGCACCGTCCACGCCGCATGGCAGGACTGGGAACGAACGCGCCCCATGCCTCATCGGGCTGCTCTCACCGCCGCCGCCCAGGCATGGGCCACATACCGCGAGAAAGGCCAGCAGACGCACCCTCACACCCTTTCTCCCTGA
- a CDS encoding nuclear transport factor 2 family protein, producing MPPHEPDHWSHHVTSDHIVKIDGDRATLSAHFMVFRIQDMRKQAGGWPTGTCGARGTVTPEESGYYETDLVREDGVWRIAHHRAVVFRLTRPDSAVSPSGTESEALAACWLKLVKRLASA from the coding sequence ATGCCCCCGCACGAGCCGGACCACTGGAGTCACCACGTCACCTCCGACCACATTGTGAAGATCGACGGAGACCGGGCCACCCTCAGCGCCCACTTCATGGTGTTCCGGATCCAGGACATGCGGAAGCAAGCCGGGGGCTGGCCGACGGGGACGTGCGGCGCGCGGGGCACCGTCACCCCGGAGGAGAGCGGCTACTACGAGACGGACCTGGTCCGCGAGGACGGTGTCTGGCGCATCGCGCACCACCGCGCGGTCGTGTTCCGGCTGACGCGACCTGACTCGGCAGTCTCGCCGTCCGGTACGGAGTCCGAGGCCCTGGCCGCCTGCTGGCTGAAGCTCGTCAAACGACTTGCGAGCGCCTGA
- a CDS encoding TDT family transporter: MKNVTEDFRDSRSATEQSAGSPPRPIPLNFFGMPFGLLGVASTWLTAANYQRAPRAVGEALLLLAAAVWLLITIAYFARAVRLRSLVKDLTDPVAGPFASLCLITPMVIAAYGLNPHARLAGQVVVDIFLVLVVLLGGWFTGQWIYGGLDLDRFHPGFFLPTVAGGLLASVSAATVGQHRLGVAMLGLGAICWLILGSVIMARLLLRPMLPPPLQPTLAIEVAPAAVASLAYFALFGDSIDTVAAFLGGYGVLMVLAQLRLLPAFLKLKFMPSTWAFTFSWAAAVTVGIHWVERLRPPGAGAYTYVLLGLITVFVAGIAVRTVMAAVRRQLLPAAPPVQAAVSQTAP, encoded by the coding sequence ATGAAGAACGTCACGGAAGACTTCCGGGACTCCCGGTCCGCGACCGAGCAGTCGGCGGGCAGTCCGCCCAGGCCGATCCCGCTCAACTTCTTCGGGATGCCGTTCGGCCTGTTGGGCGTGGCAAGCACCTGGCTGACCGCCGCCAACTACCAGCGCGCCCCACGGGCCGTGGGCGAGGCGCTGCTGCTCCTGGCGGCCGCGGTGTGGCTGCTGATCACCATCGCCTACTTCGCGCGCGCAGTACGGCTGCGATCTTTGGTGAAGGATCTCACCGATCCGGTGGCCGGGCCCTTCGCCTCCTTGTGCCTGATCACGCCCATGGTGATCGCTGCCTACGGGCTGAATCCGCATGCTCGGTTGGCCGGGCAGGTCGTCGTCGACATCTTCCTCGTCCTTGTCGTCCTGCTCGGTGGCTGGTTCACCGGACAGTGGATCTACGGCGGGCTCGACCTCGACCGGTTCCACCCGGGCTTCTTTCTGCCCACGGTCGCGGGGGGCCTGTTGGCCTCCGTCTCGGCCGCCACCGTCGGGCAACACCGCCTCGGTGTGGCCATGTTGGGCCTCGGGGCGATCTGTTGGCTCATCCTCGGGTCTGTGATCATGGCCAGGCTGCTGCTGCGCCCGATGCTGCCGCCGCCGCTCCAGCCGACCCTGGCGATCGAGGTCGCCCCTGCGGCCGTCGCCAGCTTGGCCTACTTCGCGCTGTTCGGTGACTCCATCGACACGGTTGCGGCGTTTCTCGGTGGCTACGGCGTGCTGATGGTCCTGGCCCAACTCAGGCTGCTGCCCGCCTTCCTGAAGCTGAAGTTCATGCCGAGTACTTGGGCTTTCACCTTCAGTTGGGCTGCGGCGGTGACCGTTGGCATCCACTGGGTCGAGCGGCTGCGGCCGCCTGGAGCGGGCGCGTACACCTATGTGCTGCTGGGCCTGATCACGGTATTTGTGGCTGGTATCGCCGTACGCACCGTCATGGCTGCTGTCCGGCGTCAGCTCCTGCCCGCCGCACCGCCAGTTCAGGCGGCCGTGTCGCAGACTGCCCCCTGA
- a CDS encoding alpha/beta hydrolase produces MIELTTFVVAPDKTSAMLDARQGMLAAFRKDRRGFLRAQLVRVADDTWLDIVEWSDAQAYDESSAKGGNLPEIAAFFATIDKLESARSGVRYDDAEDGRRTVRTIAYGTEPSQVGELYLPEGDGPFATVVLVHGGWWTAMWDRRQMTANVDDLVSRGFAVWNVDYRRIGEPGGGWPGTFEDVAAAVDAVAGLDPAVDAGRVLVVGHSAGGHLATWTAHRPALPDGAPGAHPRVRPLGVVTLAGVLDLVAADEARLGTVLADPDAEPPAGAPAPSRPDLWPGVAAKAGEGITPLLLGGSFAEYADRYAAASPVLLDDGGTPVLVIHGTADDVIPAAHGRTYAQAAASKGADVTFVPSPGAGHFDVLDVAGHAWGIARQWLEQRLASTGPGSEAGLAG; encoded by the coding sequence GTGATCGAGTTGACCACGTTTGTTGTCGCACCGGACAAAACGTCTGCGATGCTCGACGCGCGTCAAGGCATGCTCGCCGCCTTCCGCAAGGACCGGCGGGGGTTCCTCCGCGCCCAGCTCGTACGTGTCGCCGACGACACCTGGCTGGACATCGTCGAGTGGTCGGACGCGCAGGCGTACGACGAATCCAGCGCCAAGGGCGGCAACCTGCCGGAGATCGCCGCCTTCTTCGCCACCATCGACAAGCTGGAGAGCGCCAGGAGCGGTGTGCGCTACGACGACGCGGAGGACGGCCGGCGCACGGTGCGGACCATCGCGTACGGCACCGAACCGTCGCAGGTCGGAGAGCTCTACCTGCCCGAGGGGGACGGGCCGTTCGCCACGGTCGTCCTGGTTCACGGCGGCTGGTGGACCGCCATGTGGGACCGCAGGCAGATGACCGCGAACGTGGATGACCTGGTGTCCCGGGGATTCGCGGTGTGGAACGTCGACTACCGGCGTATCGGCGAACCCGGCGGCGGGTGGCCCGGTACCTTTGAGGACGTGGCCGCCGCCGTCGACGCGGTGGCCGGTCTGGACCCGGCCGTGGACGCCGGCCGGGTGCTGGTCGTCGGACACTCGGCCGGAGGACACCTGGCCACCTGGACCGCGCACCGGCCGGCCCTGCCCGACGGTGCTCCCGGCGCACACCCGCGGGTCAGGCCGCTGGGCGTCGTTACTCTCGCAGGCGTCCTCGACCTGGTGGCGGCCGACGAGGCCCGGCTCGGTACGGTTCTCGCGGATCCGGACGCAGAGCCACCGGCGGGCGCTCCCGCACCGTCCCGCCCGGACCTGTGGCCCGGCGTCGCGGCGAAGGCAGGCGAGGGAATCACCCCCCTCCTGCTCGGCGGAAGCTTCGCGGAGTACGCCGACCGGTACGCGGCGGCCTCACCGGTGCTGCTGGACGACGGGGGGACACCCGTCCTCGTCATTCACGGCACCGCCGACGACGTCATCCCCGCCGCACACGGCCGAACCTACGCGCAGGCCGCGGCCTCCAAGGGCGCGGACGTCACTTTCGTCCCGTCGCCGGGCGCCGGACACTTCGACGTGTTGGACGTCGCCGGACACGCCTGGGGGATCGCTCGCCAGTGGCTGGAGCAAAGGCTGGCGTCGACGGGGCCGGGCAGCGAGGCAGGTCTCGCGGGTTGA